TTGAATGTTCAAAAGTGGAGAAAATTTGGATCACCTTATTCACCTACTATTCTCCCCTTCTAACCTTAAACTTCGGACTTTGGTACTTTTTTATGAGATGTGTATTTTGTTCAGAATCGAACAATTTATTATTCTCAACGGTGTTCAGATACGAATCGAAAACAGCAAATCCCCACATGGAGGGCATATACAAAAGCCATTGTTTATCCAAAACTTCTGTTGCTTGTGTTATCTCCCCCATGAATAGGTGATGAACGGCAACAAGCGTCTTTGAGAAATATAAAAAGAGTATCGTCCATACAAGTGAGAAGAAAGCCGTTAAGAGTCTGTGTATATGCAGTTGCCCAAGTCCTGGCATAAATAAAGACCAAAGGACGGACATAATAGGTTTACGTTTGTCTAGATAATTGATTTCAAGTGCTCCAATACTAAAGGAATTATAAGGCGCATCTTCTCGTTCAGCGAGCAAATAAACTTTATTCATATCGACGCATGTTCGATAACTGTCCCAAATGCCAAATAAATAAACGGGAATATACATGAGCATCCATCTAACGTCTAATACTTCTTTAGCAAGATCTATATTCCCGCAAAACGAATGGACCATGGCTAAATTGATTTTTGCATTGTAATTGACAATCACTTCCCAAATGAACAACACTAATCCCCGTAAATACTTACTCAACAAAAGATGACCAAAACCCGGAAAAGCTGCCGACCACCATGCGATTACGTAAGGGTTTCGCAAATGAAATTGCGTTGTTCCGGCAATGCTAACATGGGCTTTGTAGCGGCGAAATTTATTTTCAACATTTTCAAAGTTATTCACTACGATGGCTTTCCTTTTCTTTGTTAAATTCTGTATTTTTATTATTGCCTATTTAGGGTCATACATACTTAGTCGATAATGTTTCGATCAAGGAATAATCGGGATGTTATTGGGGAAATATTGTTGACTAATGAGTGATTGGAAAATTAAACAAACTCAAAGGTATCTCGGAAAAATAAATTATTCGAGGAGCAACAAGATGGGAAACCATTTAACTGAGGCTTATGAGGAAGTACAAAAGGCAAGGGATAAACTGCATCAGCTCACTGTTCATCAATGGAAATATGAAACTGTGTTTACATGGGAATGGTGGCTGCTCGTTGGGTTATCTATATTTCCACTGATTATTTGGTGGAGAATCGTCGATAAAAAAAGAGCATATGAAATAGCCTTTTATGGGTGCATGATAAACATCATGGCAGTTATTCTTGACGATTTTGGAACTAATCTTTCATGGTGGGGATACCCAATGAAATTAATTCCAATAATTCCTCCACTATTGACTGCTGATTCTATATTAGTGCCAATCATCTTAATGATCGTGTATCAATTATTTTCATCAAATTTGAAAACCTTTATTATCGCCAACATCTTAACTGGGGCTGTCATAGCATTCGTAGCTGAACCAATTTTTGTATGGATCGGTTATTATCATTTAAATACATGGAAATTCATTTATTCCTTTTTATTTTATATCACAGCAAGTTTATTAGCGCGTTTAGTTATTCTTAGAATCAGTAAATGAAAGCTTTACTCTACACTTTTACATGGTGAAGCAGTCACCGTCTGGGTCCACCTGAAATAATCCAGGAGATAGGGCAGGCGGAAGGTCACGCCAATGGACCATGTCGGTGCTGACCCAATGCCCCCAATGCATATTATGCCAATAGGGTCCGTGTTGGTTGAATTGATAAAACAAATGATA
This genomic window from Paenibacillus hexagrammi contains:
- a CDS encoding CBO0543 family protein codes for the protein MGNHLTEAYEEVQKARDKLHQLTVHQWKYETVFTWEWWLLVGLSIFPLIIWWRIVDKKRAYEIAFYGCMINIMAVILDDFGTNLSWWGYPMKLIPIIPPLLTADSILVPIILMIVYQLFSSNLKTFIIANILTGAVIAFVAEPIFVWIGYYHLNTWKFIYSFLFYITASLLARLVILRISK